One region of Vanessa cardui chromosome 20, ilVanCard2.1, whole genome shotgun sequence genomic DNA includes:
- the LOC124538475 gene encoding silk gland factor 1, giving the protein MISQKLSYGDVPTSASLSSLSPGLAPPYVNGMGCMPAQPYPNLYTNNMVASGSCMGSPGVGYSPPSTMASCMGGGGAVPYGTLPREQEAASPTSALQRARNDKTYRRSYTHAKPPYSYISLITMAIQNNPSRMLTLSEIYQFIMDLFPFYRQNQQRWQNSIRHSLSFNDCFVKVPRTPDKPGKGSFWTLHPDSGNMFENGCFLRRQKRFKDEKKESLRQAQKAAQTHGHHGGGHEKREHGHEKSGSGGAVPGEEKEMRDELLAQLHAAPELCLPEHTPLALEHYAHLKQEPTGYAPAPHPFSITRLLPGADTKADLKMYDVNYGYGHAPADNYYQSPLYHHHAHAHSQPPL; this is encoded by the coding sequence ATGATCTCGCAGAAGCTGTCGTACGGCGACGTGCCGACGTCCGCGTCGCTATCTTCGCTATCACCGGGCCTCGCGCCACCTTACGTGAACGGAATGGGCTGCATGCCAGCTCAACCTTACCCGAATCTCTACACCAACAACATGGTGGCGAGCGGATCCTGCATGGGCTCGCCGGGCGTCGGCTactcgccgccgagcacgatggCGTCGTGCATGGGCGGCGGAGGCGCCGTACCCTACGGCACGCTGCCCCGCGAGCAGGAAGCCGCCTCTCCAACCTCGGCTCTGCAGCGTGCGCGCAACGACAAGACTTACCGTCGGTCCTACACGCACGCCAAGCCGCCGTACTCCTACATCTCGCTCATCACGATGGCAATCCAGAACAACCCATCGCGAATGCTCACTCTCTCCGAGATCTACCAGTTTATTATGGACCTGTTTCCATTCTACAGACAGAACCAGCAACGCTGGCAAAACTCGATTCGGCATTCATTATCCTTCAACGACTGTTTCGTCAAAGTTCCGCGGACGCCCGACAAGCCCGGCAAGGGCTCCTTCTGGACATTACACCCCGATAGCGGAAATATGTTCGAAAATGGTTGTTTCCTGCGACGGCAGAAACGATTTAAAGATGAAAAGAAAGAATCTCTGCGGCAGGCGCAGAAAGCTGCTCAAACGCACGGACACCACGGCGGAGGGCATGAAAAGCGCGAACATGGTCACGAGAAATCTGGTAGCGGCGGAGCGGTACCCGGAGAGGAGAAGGAGATGCGTGACGAGCTGTTGGCTCAGTTGCACGCCGCGCCGGAGCTGTGCCTGCCCGAACACACGCCGCTGGCGCTCGAGCACTACGCGCACCTGAAGCAGGAGCCGACCGGCTACGCACCCGCGCCGCATCCATTCAGCATCACTCGGCTGCTGCCGGGTGCCGACACGAAGGCGGATCTTAAGATGTACGACGTGAACTACGGATACGGGCACGCGCCCGCCGACAACTACTACCAGTCGCCGTTGTACCACCATCACGCCCACGCACACTCGCAGCCGCCCTTGTGA